In a single window of the Aridibaculum aurantiacum genome:
- the glgX gene encoding glycogen debranching protein GlgX encodes MTKPSFPGSPFPLGATWDGKGTNFAIYSEHATGIDLCLFDSNDSGEATDVIKVSEQSHYVWHVYVPGIQPGQLYGYRVHGPFDPANGHRFNPNKLLIDPYAKAISGTINWHDSLFGYEVGHPDEDLSFSTSDSAPYIPKSVVIDPNFDWEGDTQLKIPYHKSIIYETHVKGFTKLHPEIPEEIRGTYAAISHPVTIDYLKKLGITAIELMPVHHFIVDRHLKDKGLTNYWGYNSIGFFAPDVRYASAGTHGEQVFEFKNMVKELHKAGIEVILDVVYNHTGEGNHMGPTLSFRGIDNASYYRLTEDKRYYMDYTGTGNTLNANLPNVLRLIMDSLRYWILEMHVDGFRFDLAATLARELHEVDRLSAFFDIIHQDPVISQVKLIAEPWDIGEGGYQVGNFPPGWVEWNGKYRDCMRDFWRGADSMLSEFAERFTGSSDLYKSDNRRPTASINFITAHDGFTLNDLVSYNEKHNEANGENNNDGESHNSSWNCGAEGETDDPEVIRLRNRQKRNLLTTLFLSQGVPMLVAGDEISRTQGGNNNAYCQDNEISWLNWDKADKDLLQFTQKLIRLYKDHPVFSRRRWFMGRPIKGKGVEDIAWFSLDGTEMNEENWNQDFAKSLGVYLSGHGIHYPDSEGKLLTDDSFYIVFNAYHDTLKCTLPPAKYGKQWTKVIDTNEGLINGKGDTYQHGETFEIEGRSIVVLIQPAEEK; translated from the coding sequence ATGACTAAGCCAAGTTTTCCAGGATCACCTTTTCCTTTAGGTGCCACCTGGGATGGAAAGGGAACTAACTTCGCCATCTATTCTGAACACGCCACCGGTATTGATTTATGCCTTTTTGACTCCAACGACAGTGGAGAGGCTACAGATGTAATTAAGGTATCAGAACAATCGCACTATGTTTGGCACGTTTACGTGCCGGGTATTCAGCCAGGCCAGTTGTATGGTTACCGTGTTCATGGTCCATTCGATCCAGCTAATGGCCATCGTTTTAACCCAAATAAGTTATTGATTGATCCATATGCCAAAGCTATATCTGGAACAATCAATTGGCATGATTCGCTTTTTGGTTACGAAGTAGGACACCCTGATGAAGACCTAAGTTTCAGCACTTCGGATAGCGCTCCTTATATACCCAAGTCAGTGGTAATAGATCCGAATTTTGATTGGGAAGGTGACACACAACTTAAGATACCTTATCACAAGTCGATCATTTACGAAACGCACGTAAAAGGGTTCACTAAGCTTCACCCGGAAATACCTGAAGAGATCAGGGGTACCTATGCAGCCATCTCCCACCCTGTTACCATAGATTATTTAAAAAAGCTGGGCATTACCGCAATTGAGCTAATGCCTGTTCATCACTTTATAGTTGACCGCCACTTAAAGGATAAGGGGCTGACCAACTATTGGGGATATAACTCCATTGGATTTTTTGCACCCGATGTTCGCTATGCAAGCGCAGGTACACATGGAGAACAGGTTTTCGAGTTTAAGAACATGGTGAAGGAACTGCACAAAGCAGGAATAGAAGTAATACTTGATGTAGTGTACAACCACACAGGCGAAGGAAATCATATGGGCCCTACGCTTTCCTTCAGGGGAATTGACAATGCTTCGTACTACCGTCTTACAGAAGACAAGCGGTATTACATGGATTATACCGGAACAGGAAATACATTGAACGCAAATCTGCCAAATGTTTTGCGCCTCATTATGGATAGCCTGCGCTATTGGATACTTGAAATGCATGTGGATGGCTTCAGGTTTGACCTGGCAGCTACACTTGCAAGGGAACTTCACGAAGTAGACAGGCTCAGCGCATTCTTCGACATCATTCACCAGGATCCTGTGATATCGCAGGTAAAACTAATAGCCGAACCTTGGGATATAGGAGAAGGTGGTTACCAGGTAGGTAATTTCCCTCCAGGTTGGGTGGAATGGAATGGCAAGTACCGCGATTGCATGCGCGATTTTTGGCGCGGTGCCGATAGCATGTTGTCTGAATTTGCAGAAAGATTTACCGGTAGTTCTGACCTCTATAAAAGTGATAATCGTCGCCCCACTGCAAGCATCAATTTCATAACAGCGCATGATGGCTTCACCCTTAACGACCTGGTTAGTTACAATGAAAAACATAACGAAGCCAATGGTGAAAACAACAATGATGGAGAAAGTCATAACAGCTCATGGAATTGTGGCGCAGAAGGCGAAACAGATGATCCGGAGGTGATCAGGCTTCGCAACCGCCAGAAAAGAAATCTCCTTACAACTTTATTTCTTTCGCAAGGTGTGCCTATGCTGGTAGCCGGCGATGAGATAAGCAGGACACAAGGCGGCAACAACAATGCGTATTGCCAGGATAACGAGATCTCGTGGTTGAACTGGGATAAAGCAGATAAAGATCTTCTGCAATTCACACAGAAACTGATCAGACTTTACAAAGACCATCCTGTCTTTTCGCGCCGCCGTTGGTTCATGGGTAGGCCTATTAAAGGAAAAGGCGTAGAGGACATAGCCTGGTTTTCTCTTGATGGCACTGAAATGAATGAAGAAAACTGGAACCAGGATTTCGCGAAATCGTTAGGTGTTTACTTGAGCGGTCATGGCATTCATTATCCTGACAGTGAAGGGAAACTATTGACGGACGACAGCTTTTATATTGTCTTCAATGCATACCACGATACACTAAAATGCACTCTACCTCCTGCCAAATATGGCAAGCAATGG
- a CDS encoding DUF6717 family protein, with product MNTYTFFKQNGGWHATVPTPEKKGNRQAYLDMVDGADTMLNIMSDGKDKVTLAFNTEPFEDAEEIELVSSCKPFLDGGYYLMREHDGKQINAEMWICDVSRLAFGAVPEKIYVRKEMTD from the coding sequence ATGAATACTTACACTTTTTTTAAACAAAATGGAGGCTGGCATGCTACTGTGCCCACTCCTGAAAAGAAGGGAAACCGACAGGCTTACCTCGACATGGTAGATGGAGCTGATACGATGCTCAATATCATGTCAGACGGAAAAGACAAGGTTACTTTAGCCTTCAATACGGAACCATTTGAAGACGCAGAAGAAATTGAACTGGTTTCCTCTTGTAAACCATTCTTAGACGGAGGTTATTACCTGATGCGCGAACATGATGGTAAACAGATAAATGCTGAAATGTGGATTTGCGATGTTAGCAGGCTTGCTTTCGGTGCAGTTCCGGAAAAGATCTATGTACGTAAAGAAATGACTGATTAG
- a CDS encoding peptide chain release factor 3, whose amino-acid sequence MKYEKEISRRKTFAIISHPDAGKTTLTEKFLLFGGAIQIAGAVKSNKIKKHATSDFMEIERQRGISVATSVMSFEYKNMLINLLDTPGHKDFAEDTYRTLTAVDSVVLVVDSVNGVEAQTRRLMEVCRMRDTPVIVFINKMDRDGKNRFDLLEEIEKELNISLHPMTWPINNGKDFKGVYNLHDKNLVLFTANTKGGDEDTVEIQDLSDKILEERIGERDAEMLREDAELVSGVYGDLNVDDYLAGKVAPVFFGSAVNNFGVKELLDTFISIAPTPRDRATNVRAVSVAEPKFSGFIFKIHANLDPKHRDRIAFLRVCSGKFERNKYFHHVRIDKDVRFSNPYSFMAREKEVVDEAFPGDVVGLFDTGNFKIGDTLTEGEEFYFTGIPTFSPEIFKEVVNKDPLKTKQLEKGLLQLTDEGVAQLFTQFGGNKKIIGCVGELQFEVIQYRLLHEYGASVQFNSLPFYKACWLTGDNKKLEEFARFKQANIAEDKDKHMVYLAQSEWFLNTERQNNPDIQFHFSSEIHK is encoded by the coding sequence ATGAAATACGAGAAAGAAATCAGCCGACGTAAAACCTTTGCGATCATTAGTCACCCCGATGCCGGTAAAACAACCCTTACAGAGAAGTTTCTTCTTTTTGGCGGTGCCATTCAGATAGCCGGAGCTGTAAAAAGTAACAAAATTAAGAAGCATGCTACTTCCGATTTTATGGAGATAGAAAGGCAGCGTGGTATCTCGGTAGCAACATCGGTTATGAGTTTTGAGTATAAGAACATGCTCATCAACCTGCTTGATACACCTGGTCACAAGGATTTTGCCGAGGATACTTATCGTACACTGACAGCTGTAGATAGCGTGGTACTGGTGGTGGATAGTGTGAACGGGGTAGAGGCGCAAACGCGCAGGCTTATGGAAGTTTGTCGTATGCGTGATACGCCGGTGATCGTTTTCATAAACAAAATGGACCGCGACGGTAAAAACAGGTTTGATCTTTTGGAAGAGATCGAGAAGGAACTGAATATCTCCCTTCACCCAATGACCTGGCCAATCAACAACGGAAAGGATTTTAAAGGTGTATACAACCTGCACGATAAGAACCTGGTGCTTTTTACCGCGAACACCAAAGGCGGTGATGAGGACACTGTAGAAATCCAGGATTTATCTGATAAAATACTAGAAGAAAGAATAGGTGAGCGTGATGCTGAAATGCTGCGTGAGGATGCTGAACTAGTAAGTGGAGTTTATGGTGACCTAAACGTAGATGATTACCTGGCAGGGAAGGTAGCTCCTGTTTTCTTCGGCAGTGCGGTTAATAATTTTGGCGTAAAGGAACTTTTGGACACATTCATTAGCATAGCGCCAACCCCACGTGATAGAGCTACCAATGTAAGGGCAGTGAGCGTGGCTGAGCCTAAGTTCAGCGGGTTTATATTTAAGATCCACGCTAACCTGGATCCTAAGCACCGAGACAGGATTGCTTTCCTACGTGTTTGCTCAGGTAAGTTTGAGCGCAATAAATATTTCCACCATGTGCGTATAGATAAAGACGTGCGGTTTAGTAACCCGTACAGCTTTATGGCGCGTGAAAAAGAAGTGGTAGATGAGGCTTTTCCAGGCGATGTAGTTGGTTTGTTTGACACCGGAAACTTCAAAATCGGCGATACTTTAACCGAAGGAGAGGAATTCTACTTTACTGGTATTCCTACTTTCTCACCTGAAATATTTAAAGAGGTAGTGAACAAGGATCCTTTGAAAACCAAGCAATTGGAAAAAGGACTTCTTCAATTAACTGATGAAGGTGTTGCGCAATTGTTCACCCAGTTTGGTGGAAACAAAAAGATCATCGGATGTGTTGGAGAACTTCAGTTCGAGGTTATTCAATATCGTTTATTACATGAATATGGAGCTTCTGTTCAATTTAATTCGCTGCCTTTTTATAAGGCTTGTTGGCTGACAGGAGACAATAAAAAGCTGGAGGAATTTGCGCGTTTTAAGCAGGCAAATATTGCAGAAGATAAGGATAAGCATATGGTATACCTAGCGCAAAGCGAATGGTTCTTAAATACCGAAAGACAGAACAACCCGGATATACAATTCCATTTTAGTTCGGAGATACATAAGTAG